The genomic stretch GTCGACTTGCACCACCGAACAGCCAGCGGTTTCCCGGCCAATGGTGACCACCGGAAGCCCACTCAGGCGCTGGTAAAAGTCCTGCAGTTGCTGGTCGCTGGAACGGTGCCCCAGGCTGGCCGCGCCAACAATCACCCCCAGGTGGTCTTCGGGGCGCAGCAGCTGGTACACGTCGTTGGCATGCTGAAAAGTGGGATCTGTGGGGTGCAGTTCACGGCCCACCAGCACCACCGAGGACACCCCGGCCTGATTGAGGCGGGACTCAATGCCCCGCAAAAGCTCCCTGTGGTACTCAAACACGCAATCCAGCAAAACGGCGACACTGCGGCGGATGGTCATGGCATACCCCGTTGACTCTTATCCGTGGACTTCTGAAGCGATGAGAGACTGACTTCAGTTTAGGCGCAAAGCCTCACAGCTTTCTTGCTTCCCATTGTCAGAAAAAGCGAATTTTCAGCGCTGGGGAAGGATCTGGGCGCAACTGCCCCGCACAATCAGTTTGCCGGGAAGCAGCAGGTGCACCGGAGTGTGCCGTCCGGCGATGCTGCTCAGCACCTGTTCGACCAGCAGGCGGGCCATCTGGCGGATGGGTTGTTCGATCACATCAATGCCCGGTTTCACCCTGGCCGTCCAGGGGTAATTGTCGAAAGCCAGCAAAGAAACATCCTGCGGAATGGACTTCCCAGCATCCTCAATGGCCCGGTGTGCTCCGATGGCCTCGCTGCCATTGAAGGCAAAAATGGCGGTGGGGGGCTCTGGCAGGGACAGCAAATAATGGGTGTAATCGTAGGCGTCCTGTTCGCTGTAATGCACCATGCGCTGGAATTCTGGCGGGATCTGCAGTCCGCGTTCTTCCATCAGGTGCTTGAAGTGGTAAGCCCGCCATTCGGGGTACAGCCGGGCGTCAAAGGTGCCCAGTCCAGCAATGCGGGTGTGTCCCAGGCTCCACAGGTGTTCCAGCCCGATCCGCACGCACTGTTCATGGTTCAGCATGATGTAATCGAAGGGGCTGTCCTCCAGGTGGTGGTCCACCTCGATGATGTAGGTGCCTTTTTCCTGCATCTTGAGCAGGTATTCGCGGTTGCCCGGACCATAAGAGGGGCGGATGATCAGGGCGCTCACCCGTTGCCCGGCCAGGTGTTTGAGGTTGTTCAATTCAATTTCACTGTGGTATTCGTTGTCTGCGAGCAACAGGCCATACCCCGAGTTGCGCAGTCCCCAGCCAATTTCACGGGCCATTTCAGCAAAGAACGGCTCAAGAATGTCTGCAACCAGCAAGCCAATGGTGTTGTTTTTGCCTTTGCGCAATGCGCTGGCGGTCAGGTCCGGCTCGTATTGCAGTTCGGCCACGGCCTGCATGACCTTCTGCAGGGTCTGGGGGGTGAGCTGTTCTGGACGGGTGATGGCCCGTTTGGCCGTGCTGGGAGAAACACCGGCCCTCTTCGCAACGTCGTTGATGTTGGGCATGGTTCCTTGACAGTATTCCCAGAATGGACACGAAGTCAAGAAATGTTCAGATGTTGTTATTGCAATTTTAAGGCGCTTTCGGAACAACTGGGAATAGACAAAATTCACACAATGTGCCACACTATGAGCACGAGATCAAACCCATACGAGACGGCATAATTCTCCAGCCTTACAAACAAGCGCCTGGAGGGTGTTGCCTACACTATTTCCCTGCGGGGGAGGAGCAAAACATGAAGAAGTTTGCCGCCTTAAGTCTGGTGCTCAGCCTGGGATCTGTTGCTTTCGCGCAAACCACCATCACCATTGCCACCGTGAACAACCCTGACATGGTGACCATGCAGAAGCTGACCCCAGAGTTTGAGAAAGCCTACCCGGACATCAAGGTCAAATGGGTGGTCCTCCCCGAAAACGAACTGCGCCAGAAAATCACCCTGGACATCGCCTCTGGTGCAGGCACCTTCGACATCGCCACGGTGGGCGCTTATGAAGTGCCGATCTGGGCCAAGAACGGCTGGCTGGAACCCCTTGGGCCACTCTTCACCAAATTCCCCGACATCAAGTCTTCCTACGATCTTGATGACATGCTCGCTCCGGTGCGCAAGGGCCTCTCCTACAACAACCTGATCCACGCGCTGCCCTTCTACGCAGAGTCCAGCATGACCTTCTACCGCAAAGACCTCTTTGCCAAAGCCGGTCTGAAGATGCCCGTAAAGCCCACCTGGACCCAGATCGAGCGTTTCGCCAAGGCCCTGCACAAACCCGCACAGGGCCAGTACGGCATCTGCCTGCGTGGTCTGCCTGGCTGGGGTGAAAACATGGCCGTCTTCGGCACGGTGATCAACACCTTTGGTGGCCGCTGGTTCGACATGAACTGGAATGCCACGGTAAACACCCCCGCCTGGAAAAACGCCATGACCTTCTACACCAATCTGATCAAGAAGTACGGCCCTCCCGGAGTCACCGGCAACGGCTTCACCGAGAACCTGACCCTCTTTGCCCAGGGCAAATGCGGAATGTGGATCGATGCCACCGTGGCTGCAGGCTTCGTGACCGACCCCGCACAATCCAAGGTGGTGAACACCGTGGGCTTCGCCAACAGCCCCACCGGCCCCGGCACCCCCAAAGGCAGCAACTGGCTGTGGATCTGGTCCCTGGCCATCCCCAAGAGCACCCAGCATGAGAATGAAGCCTTCAAGTTCATCACCTGGGCCACTTCCAAGGACTACATCGAGCTGGTGGCACAAGAAAAAGGCAACTGGGGTGCCGTGCCTCCAGGAACCCGCAAGTCCACCTATGCCAACCCCGAGTACCAGAAAGCCGCAGGTGCCTTTGCCAACATCGTTCTGGACAGCATCCAGCGTGCCGACCCCACCAACGCCACCAAGGACAAGGTGCCCTACACCGGCGTGCAGTTCGTGGCCATCCCCGAATTCCAGGCCCTGGGCACCCAGGTCGGACAGTACCTGGCAGGCGTCCTGAGCGGTCAGATGACCGTCGATCAGGCCCTCAAACAGAGCCAGGCTGCCGCAGACAAAGTCTCCACCGAAGGCAACTACAAGAAGTGAACCTCTGGGAAGGGTGCCTCTCCTGCATCCTTCCCGCTCCATCAACGTCCTCCGCGGCACGGGGCACCTCCTTTCATCCCACTTCCTCGCCGCTGTGAAACCAGCCCCATCCACCCCAACATCCCCGGCTGGTTTCACCCGACTGGAGGGCGGTTTTCGCCCTCCCCTTTTTGTTTTCTCTTCGTTTCTTCCCGCAGACCCACCCCACGGGGTGCAACCCGGAACCCTCTGAGGAGGACAGGATGCTCAGCAACCCAACCACCACCCAAAAAACCCCTCAACAGAGGCAGCCGGTCAATGTCCCTGCGGTGCTGCTGGTGCTGCCCGCGCTCATCTACCTGATTGTGACCACCCAGTTGCCGTTCCTGATGACGGTGTACTACAGCTTCTTCAAGTGGAACCTCACCATCCCCGGAGACCGTCCTTTCATCGGGCTGAGCAACTACCTGTCCCTGTTCACCGACAGCCAGAATTTGCACGTGATCCTCAACACCATCGTGTTGATGCTCTCCGTGGTGGTGCTGACCGTGGTGATTGGTGGCGCAGTCGCCATGCTGCTCAACCGCCGCTTCCTGGGCCGTGGCATTGTGCGCACCCTGTTCATCAGCTCTTTCCTGGTGATGCCTGTGGTGACCGCCGTGGTCTGGAAGAACATGCTGATGAACCCCGTTTTCGGTTTCTTCGGCTGGGTCAGCCAGCAACTCGGGCTGCCTGTGGTGGATTACCTCTCGACCTACCCCATGCAGAGCATCATCACCATGGTCACCTGGGAATGGACCCCTTTCGCTGCTTTGATCCTGCTGACCGGTCTGCAGGGCATCCCTGAAGAACAACTGGAAGCTGCCCGTCTGGACGGCTGCAACCCCCTGCAGGAATTCTGGTATGTGATCATCCCCAACTGGATGAAGTCCCTGGAAGTGGTGATCTTGCTGGAAACCATCTTCCTGATGCAGGTGTACGGCGAGATTTACACCGCAACTTCTGGCGGTCCTGGCATCTCCACCACCACCATCCCTTACTTCATCTACCAGAAAGCCTTCGCCGAGTACAACATCGGTCTGGCTTCCGCTGCCGGGGTGATCGCTGTGCTGTTCACCAACCTGGTGGCTTCGGTGATGCTGAGGATCATTGGCCGCAACATTCAGGGAGGCCGGGCATGAGTCAGGTCAAAGAAGTCACCAAGAGTCGCCAGAACGAGCAAAACCGCAAAATTGTGCTGTCCGTCCAGAACAGCCTGCTCACCCTCTTCACCTATCTGGTGCTCTTGATGTTCCTGTTCCCACTGATCTGGATGATTGTGGCAGGCTTCAAAACCGAAGCCCAGGCTTTCGCGACCCCTCCAGTGTTCTTTTTCACCCCCACCCTGGAGAACTTTCAGGGTGCGCTGGAAACCTACGCGCCTTTCCTGAAAAACTCCCTGATCATTGTGGGCGGATCCACGCTGCTGGCCTTCCTGCTCGGGGTTCCTGCGGGTTTCGCCATGGCCCTGTACCCTGGAGCCAGAACCAAAGGGACACTCCTGTGGATGCTCTCCACCAAAATGATGCCCCCCGTCGGGGTGATTGTTCCCCTGTTCCTGATTTTCCGGGATGCCAAACTGCTGGACACCCACCTGGGCCTGATCCTGATGTTCACCACCATCAATTTGCCCCTGGTGGTCTGGATGGTGCACTCCTACATTTCAGAGATTCCCTTCGGGATTTTTGAAGCCGCCAAGGTGGACGGAGCCAGCATGATGCAGGAGTTCTTCCAGGTCGCCATGCCCCTGGCCCTCCCTGGCATTGCCTCCACCGCCCTGCTCTGTGTGATTTTCGCCTGGAACGAAGTGTTCTTCGCGCTGAATTTGACCTCCTCGGACGCTTCACCCCTGTCGGTGTTCATCAGTTCCTTCAAGACCTCTGAAGGCCTGTTCTGGGCCAAGATGTCTGCTGCGGCCACACTCACCATCGCTCCTGTGATGATTTTCGGCTGGTTCGCCCAGAAACAGCTGATTCGCGGCCTGACCTTTGGAGCCGTCAAATGACCACCTCTGCCACCAGAACCATGCACGCCGCCCTGATCACCCAGCCTGGAGTGATCGAGTACCGGGAGGTGGAGCTTCCAGAACCCCAGGCTGGAGAGGTGCGCATCAAAATCCTGCTCACCGGGGTGTGTGGAACCGACGCGCACCTTTTGGAAGGCCACTTTCAGGCCACTTTGCCCCTGATCCCTGGCCATGAAATTGTGGGCGTGATCGATGCTGTGGGCAAAGAGGTTCAGGGCTTCACCGAAGGGCAGCGGGTGGTGCTGGACCCGGATTTGAACTGCGGAACCTGCATCATGTGCCAGAAAGGCATGCGCCACCAGTGCCTGCACTACGAGGCCATCGGGGTCACCCGTGCAGGTGGATTTGCCCAGTACGTGGTTGCTCCGGCCAGCGTGGTTTACGATGCGAGCGACCTGGAACCTGAGGTTGCAGTGTTTGCAGAGCCGCTGGGCTGCGTGGCCTGGGGCATCACCCGCCTCAGGCCCGATCCGGGCAGCACCGCCCTGCTGTACGGAGCTGGAGGGATTGGACTTTTGCTGATGCAGGCGTTGCTGGCCTCCGGCGTCAGTGAAATTGCCGTGGTGGACACCCAGCCTTCCCGCCTGCAGCTTGCGCAACAACTGGGGGCAAAACACGCTTTCCTGGCTTCCAGCACCCTGAATGAAGAACTGAAGGACCTTTACCCTTACGGTTTCGATGTGGTCACTGAAGCCACTGGAGTACCCCGGGTGCAGCAGACCATGATTGATCAGGCGATTGCAGGAGGGAAAATCCTCATTTTCGGGGTGGCCCCGGAAAACGCCAGAATTGAAGTGAGCCCCTACGAGATCTTCCGCAAGGATTTGACCATTCTGGGCAGTTTTTCTCTGAACAGCACCATTCCACTGGCGTTGCGCTGGATGCGTTCGGGTCAGGTGCAAGTCAAAGAGCTCATCACCGACACCCTGCCATTGGGCAAACTGCATGAAGCCATCGGGCAGAAGATTGCAGCTTCTGCAGGATCCATCAAATCCATCGTTTCTCCTGACCTCTGAACCTGCAACACAAAAACAAGAAAAAGAACGAGAAAAAGAACAAACCGGGCAATGCCCGGTTTGTTCGCTATACATAGGTTTGACTTCAATCAAGGAGTGTGGATTTTTGTCTTTTCAGTCATTCGGTGGTGCTGGTGGGTTTCGCATTTCAGTGCCCAGTCGGAATTTCTGGAGGTGAAATCTTTTGGAAACGGATACGTGTCAATACAGCACAAGTCGATACATACAGAAGAACAGCCTTTCCAGAGCACTGGCCTCCAAAACCAACCGAGAACAGTATGACATGCACAATTTAATGGGTTTTAATGTCTGTACCAGACGTGGTTTTTTCTCTGGCGCAGAGATCGAAGGGGTTTTTAACTGTCTGTCGCAAAAGATACATTTTCCATGGGGTGCAAAAATTGAGATGGTCTGCCTGCATTGCAGCTGGACACCTTTGGTGGGCTCTCAGAAACAGCATAGCTTGACCAGCAAAAAAATTGTTTTCGAAAGCTTTCGATTTGAGGCGGGTGCCCACAACAAAAACAAAAGCCTGGACATGATCCAGGCTTCTTTAAATTTTGTGACCACACTCCTGAAGTCTTTCTCAGCTTAAGTCATTTTGACGACCTGGTCTATGGGGAACACACCTTAATCTTTTCTGAACAGGTGTTCAGAACATTGTGGATCCATCTGTTGACCCTCTTGCTGGCCGGTCCTGCCATTCAACCTGCCCGCTGAGCTGTGGCAAAATGGTATTGCGAAAAGGAGCTTCAGGTCCCGATGCCAATTCCCGAACCCATCCTGAATGAGGTGCTTCGTGCAGCCCTCCTTGCTCAGTTTTCCAGAAGCAAAAAGCCTGTGGTGCTGCTGGTGGCCCCCAGTGGTTACGGCAAAACAGTGGCTGTGGCCCAGTGGATGCGCATTCAGAAATCCCCCTGCGTCTGGATCACAGACCGCAAAGCCAGCACCAGCAGTGAAAGGGTGCTGCAGGAGCTGCTCCGACAATTGCAGGGTTTGCTGGGCTGGTCTCTGAAAGACCCCTCCGCTTCGCTGGAAGCTGTTTTTGATGTGCTGGAGGAATTTCAGGACCTGCCCCTGAAACTGGTTTTTGATGGCCTGGGCGGGTACACCCCGGAGGCCCTGCACATGGTGGCCCGCGTCTGCCGACACCTCCCGGAACCCCAACAGGTCATTCTGTGCAG from Deinococcus roseus encodes the following:
- a CDS encoding carbohydrate ABC transporter permease encodes the protein MLSNPTTTQKTPQQRQPVNVPAVLLVLPALIYLIVTTQLPFLMTVYYSFFKWNLTIPGDRPFIGLSNYLSLFTDSQNLHVILNTIVLMLSVVVLTVVIGGAVAMLLNRRFLGRGIVRTLFISSFLVMPVVTAVVWKNMLMNPVFGFFGWVSQQLGLPVVDYLSTYPMQSIITMVTWEWTPFAALILLTGLQGIPEEQLEAARLDGCNPLQEFWYVIIPNWMKSLEVVILLETIFLMQVYGEIYTATSGGPGISTTTIPYFIYQKAFAEYNIGLASAAGVIAVLFTNLVASVMLRIIGRNIQGGRA
- a CDS encoding ABC transporter substrate-binding protein, producing the protein MKKFAALSLVLSLGSVAFAQTTITIATVNNPDMVTMQKLTPEFEKAYPDIKVKWVVLPENELRQKITLDIASGAGTFDIATVGAYEVPIWAKNGWLEPLGPLFTKFPDIKSSYDLDDMLAPVRKGLSYNNLIHALPFYAESSMTFYRKDLFAKAGLKMPVKPTWTQIERFAKALHKPAQGQYGICLRGLPGWGENMAVFGTVINTFGGRWFDMNWNATVNTPAWKNAMTFYTNLIKKYGPPGVTGNGFTENLTLFAQGKCGMWIDATVAAGFVTDPAQSKVVNTVGFANSPTGPGTPKGSNWLWIWSLAIPKSTQHENEAFKFITWATSKDYIELVAQEKGNWGAVPPGTRKSTYANPEYQKAAGAFANIVLDSIQRADPTNATKDKVPYTGVQFVAIPEFQALGTQVGQYLAGVLSGQMTVDQALKQSQAAADKVSTEGNYKK
- a CDS encoding carbohydrate ABC transporter permease, with the translated sequence MSQVKEVTKSRQNEQNRKIVLSVQNSLLTLFTYLVLLMFLFPLIWMIVAGFKTEAQAFATPPVFFFTPTLENFQGALETYAPFLKNSLIIVGGSTLLAFLLGVPAGFAMALYPGARTKGTLLWMLSTKMMPPVGVIVPLFLIFRDAKLLDTHLGLILMFTTINLPLVVWMVHSYISEIPFGIFEAAKVDGASMMQEFFQVAMPLALPGIASTALLCVIFAWNEVFFALNLTSSDASPLSVFISSFKTSEGLFWAKMSAAATLTIAPVMIFGWFAQKQLIRGLTFGAVK
- a CDS encoding zinc-dependent alcohol dehydrogenase family protein translates to MTTSATRTMHAALITQPGVIEYREVELPEPQAGEVRIKILLTGVCGTDAHLLEGHFQATLPLIPGHEIVGVIDAVGKEVQGFTEGQRVVLDPDLNCGTCIMCQKGMRHQCLHYEAIGVTRAGGFAQYVVAPASVVYDASDLEPEVAVFAEPLGCVAWGITRLRPDPGSTALLYGAGGIGLLLMQALLASGVSEIAVVDTQPSRLQLAQQLGAKHAFLASSTLNEELKDLYPYGFDVVTEATGVPRVQQTMIDQAIAGGKILIFGVAPENARIEVSPYEIFRKDLTILGSFSLNSTIPLALRWMRSGQVQVKELITDTLPLGKLHEAIGQKIAASAGSIKSIVSPDL
- a CDS encoding LacI family DNA-binding transcriptional regulator, with the translated sequence MPNINDVAKRAGVSPSTAKRAITRPEQLTPQTLQKVMQAVAELQYEPDLTASALRKGKNNTIGLLVADILEPFFAEMAREIGWGLRNSGYGLLLADNEYHSEIELNNLKHLAGQRVSALIIRPSYGPGNREYLLKMQEKGTYIIEVDHHLEDSPFDYIMLNHEQCVRIGLEHLWSLGHTRIAGLGTFDARLYPEWRAYHFKHLMEERGLQIPPEFQRMVHYSEQDAYDYTHYLLSLPEPPTAIFAFNGSEAIGAHRAIEDAGKSIPQDVSLLAFDNYPWTARVKPGIDVIEQPIRQMARLLVEQVLSSIAGRHTPVHLLLPGKLIVRGSCAQILPQR